In the Dyella humicola genome, GCTACTAAGGTGAATGCGCACACGTCCTCCGTAACCTGATCGCGCCGAACGACCGTAAGGTCACGGTACCCTTGCCAGAGCAAGGCCGGCGACCAGTTGTTGTTTTGCTCGTCCAGGTAGGTCTGAAATGAACCTCGCCATCCGTCACTGAGAGCACGTATCCCTATCGCTCTCTCGAGGTCAGTCTCCTTTCTCCCTGGCTTGTAGAGGAGAGTGTCGATCGCTGCAACGCTCATGCTGTTGCGATCTCGCTCGACCAGGGAGATGGTGTCACCGGATCCAATATCCCCCTCGCGTAACACGCGCATATAAAACCCAGGACGGCGATGATCCACCATGAGGGATGGCAGATCCTTCTGCTCCATCCGTATACCGAGCTTGTAACAGGTCACCCGCGGTTGCGTCACCTCAAATAGTGCTGAGCCGATTTGGTACCTATCCCCGATCCAAACATCCTCATCGGCCAGGCCGGTGACAGTGAGATTCTCGCCGAAATTTCCAGGCTTAAGATCATGCCTATCGAGAAAATTGCTCCAGTACTCGTAGGCTTCCCATTGGTAAACCAGAACTGCACGATGTTCACCGCCATGGCCTTGGAGATCAGCCTGCTCATCCCCTGCAAGGTTTAACCGCCTGGCGAGCACGCGATCAATCACCGGATATTTCCAGATAGCGGATTTGATGCGCTTCCCTTGCCAGGAAAGCTCCTGGCTGCGGCCAACATTTACAGAAAGCAGGACGTTCATCTCACATTCCCCTGGACCTAGGCTCAGGTAGAAGACTGATCATGCGACGTGCTTCGTGCCAAGAATACGGAAAATAGTCCGGCCCGGTCGGTCCATTCCCGAATAGGCTCCCAGTGTCCTCCGCGAAGCACAAGGCTGGCCGTTCGATTGTCGTACTTGTGACTATTTTCTGTGTGAATGCTCTCGCCGCTAGCCATGCGGAAGCGTTGCCCGGCCACGTCAAAAGCGAGATCCCGCTTTGCAATCAGATGCATCTCAACTCGCGATCTCTCGGAGTTCCAGATCGCCTTGTGCTGGAACGCATCTATGGGGACCGTGCCACTGAGTTCGCGGTTGATTCGCTCAAGCAAATTAATGTTGAATCGTGCCGTGATGCCCTGTGTGTCGTTGTAAGCAGGGATAAGCGTTCGTTTGCTCTTTACACGGTCTATGCCTATCAGTAGGTACGCACCTCGGCCGAGTGTCTGCGTCATCAACCGCAATACATCAATGGCATCGGGAATATCCATATTCCCGATGGTAGAGCCAGGAAAGAAGCCAAGACACGGCCCCCTTACCCCGTTGGGCAGCGTGACGGGGAAAGCGAAGTCCGCCTCCAAGGGCGACATCGCCACGTCTTCAAATTGCCTCTCTAAGGCAGTCACTGACTCCTTCAAGAATGCACCCGATATGTCAATCGGCACGTAGTTCTTGGGCTTCGTTGCGGCCAACACCAATGGGGTCTTGGTCGATGAGCCCGATCCGTACTCGACCAACGTCTGAATTGGTCCAGTCACCTTGGCGATCTGCTTGGCGTAGTCAGTGAGGATTTCTGTCTCAGCACGAGTGGGGTAGTACTCGGGCAGCTGCGTGATCAATTCGAAGAGTTCCGAGCCCTGGTGGTCATAAAACCAACGAGGTTCAATCGCCTTCTTGGCCTTCGCCAATCCGGCCAGAACCCCTGCCCGGAAGCCTGGGTCGACATACCAGGTCTTCTTCTCGATCGATAGGGCGGAGCCTAACGTCATACATTCCTCGCTAGTCGAACGCCCGAAAACATCCAACGCTGGTGTGGGTAGAAAAAGTTGCGATAGGTTGATCTGACATGCCCGCGGGGCGTGGCACAGGATCCGCCGCGGAGAACAAACTGGCCTGACATGAATTTCCCGTTGTATTCGCCTACCGTTCCCGCTTTTGGCTCAAATCCGGGGTAGGGAAGGAATGCAGAGGACGTCCATTCCCATACATCTCCAAACATCTGCCGTAGACCAAAACCGCCGGAGTCAGGCACAGGAGTGGCAATAGGGTTAGGCATCTCGAGGAACGTTCCAAGCGATGCGTCTTTGCCCTGTGCCGCTACCTCCCACTCGGCTTCCGTAGGCAGGCGAGCGTTTGACCAACGCGCATAGGCGTCTGCCTCGAAATAGCTGACGTGACAAACTGGCGCTTCAAGGTTCACAAGTGACCAACCACGAAGGGTCAGCTGATACCAACGATCATCGATCTCCTTCCAGTAGAGCGGCGCATCTATTCGATTGCTCCTGACCCAGGACCAGCCGTCCGACAACCAAAGGTCAGCGCGTCTGTAGCCACCTTCCGACATGAAGTTGAGCCACTCCCGATTGGTCACCAGTCGATCAGCTAGCGCATGGCCAGCCAACCAAGTGGTGTGTTCGGGCTGCTCACAATCAAATGCGAACTCACTTGCCCCTGCGCCAATTTCCCACGGCCCCTGCGGGCCCTCTATCCATTGGATCGGCGCCACCTTGGCTGGCTTATCGGGCGCTACAGGCGCCCAAATTCCCTCCTGAAGCGGGCTTTCGTGAATCAAATGTTGAAGATCCATCAAGATCAATTCTTGATGTTGCTCCTCGTGGTGGCATCCGAGCTCGACGAGCGTGCGGCCCTCTGCGTCGAGCCTAGGAAGTAGCTCCAACAAGGCTGCATTGATGCGTTGGCGATAGCTTAGGACTCTGTCCAGCGTCGGTCGGACCAAAAGCCCCCGCGAGGCCCGCCCCAGACGTTCTCCTTCACCCTCGTAGTAGCTATTGAAGAGATAGCGGAAGCGATGATCGAAAAGCTGAAAATGCGCTTGCCGATCCCGCAACACGAATGTTTCGAAAAACCATGAGGTGTGGGCTAGGTGCCATTTCGCGGGCGAAGCGTCAGGCATCGATTGCACGGTTGCCTCTGCATCGCTCAGGCCGTTACACAGGGTCTCGGTCAACTGCCGAACCGCCCGCAGTCGACTTTCCAGGGCATCACCTGGTTCTTCGCCAAGATGCCACTTAATCGCGGTCACGTGTCTTCAATTCCTACGTACTGATCAAAAACGCCTGCGGTCGCAGACATGGGGCACTGGCTGTGGACCGATAGATCCAGAAGCAGGGGCTAGTGTGTCATCACATCCTCGTAAGAGTAACCCCTACGAATGGTGTTGACAAGTTACGCTGGGAAGACTAAAAAGTGTCGCGGTCTAGAGGCATCCACTCGATAGGGTGAGTACGTGAGCGAAAGTGAACAAAAGGGCGCTTGTGTAAACGCTCTGATCCGCCCTGTTGTGAGGGGCATTTCAATGGCGCGGAGGGCACGGATGGCTTGCGCGAGCGTTCTGGCTATCGTGTTGGGATTTGCCACTCAGGGCGCGACGGCAACAGACTCGGCAGCGGTCTTTGGTAGTCCACCTGCGTTCTATCGGACATGGTGGTTCGAAGCATTGCTTGGCGTGGGCGCCTTATCCCTGATCGCTCTGGTCTATCAATGGCGAATCGGGCAGCTAACCCAGCGAGCTCGCATACGTGCAAACGAGCGAGAACGTATTGCCAGAGAATTACACGACACTTTGCTGCAGAGTGTTCAGGGTATGTTGCTCAGTGTTGAGTCGGCAACGCGGAGTCGATTCATGAGCGAAGGTTTGCGGAAGGAATTGTCGCACGCGGTCTTGCTGGCCCGGGCAGTGGTCGTCGAGAGCCGGGATCGCGTCGCGAGCTTGCGGGCAACGGAAAGGTCCAACGGCCTTAGCCTCGAAGCCCTGCGCGAAGAGCTGATTGCTTATCGTAACGATTTAGACCGAAATTTTACCGTGAGCGTACGAGGGCGCGTGCGGCGGCTACGACCCTGCGTTGAGGCGGAACTTGTCGCCGTTCTACGTGAAGCCATCGCCAATGCGGCCGCCCACTCAAGCGCCAAGAACATATGGCTCCGACTTGATTTCGGCTGGCGAACGCTTTCTGCTGAGGTGGGAGACGACGGGTGCGGCATTGCGCCGGAAATTGCATCCGTCGGCTCGCGGGATGGTCACTGGGGAATGCAAGGAATGCGTGAACGCATCCGCGAAATACGGGGGACCGGTTACATAGATTCCGTTCCAGGACAGGGAACCATGGTCGCTGTTCGCATCTCGTCATGGAGAGCGTATGCGATCGGGTGAAATGGCCTGCGACCTCACTCGATGAAGTCGTTTCTGGCTAGTTCAACTACCCTTTAGTGGGTTTCGTGGCTTCGGATAATCATCGCAGAATGTAAATGCATGGGGAGTGTGCAATGGACCGTCTGCCGCCTGATGTCCGTGTACTCATCATCGATGCGCATGCAGGAATGCGTAGGGGACTGCATTCGCTTCTAGACAGCACCGAGGATCTACGATGGGTGGGTGAGGCTCTCGACCTGGCGGACGGCCTTAAATCCGCCTCGCGGTTGGAGCCCGACGTGACCATCGTGGACTTCGGAGCCGCTCAGAAATTCGGGTTTGATGATCTCGGTGGCCACCTATCGGCGCACTCCTGGATAGTAATGAGCGACTATCCCAATGCCTCAAAACTATACAAGGCGATCGCATCGGGCGCATATGGCGGCTTCCTGAAGCTTTCCCCCGCATCGGAAATCCTCTCCATAGTGCGTGCCTGCGGTAGCCTGGCAACTAGGGAGGGGAGAGGAAGCCGCGACGCATCGCTATAGTGACGGCGTGCGCTCGATCGTTAGCCCCCAGCTTTGCAAGTATGCTCTTCATGCGAGTTTTGATGGTGTCCTCGGACACCAACAACGTGTCGCCAATCGATCGATTGGTATGGCCCTGAGCTACCAGTCGTAGAACGGCGAGTTCACGTCCACTGAGCGTCTCATTGCCTCGGTACGCTGATACTTCCTCGCTCACGTCACTGGTAAATGCCCTCTTGCCATCGGCTGCCAGACGTACCGCTCGCACTATTTCTTCACTGGACGCGGTCTTGAGCAGGTATGACGTCGCACCGAGCTCAATCGCGCGGCACACGCGTGCATCGCCAGAGAACGTGGTCAACATCACGAGTGAAGCACGTGGATATTCGCGCCTTATGTCCGCGATGGTCTGCAGGCCGTCGATACGGGGCATCTGGATATCCATGAGCGTCACCGCAGGTACAAGATCGCGGAACGCCCGCAATGCTTCGTCGCCGTCCGATGCTTCGCCGACGACCTTCATGTCACGTTCCTTCTCGAGCGTTGAACGGAGGCCCTCCCTCATCATGGGATGGTCGTCTACGAGAAGAATGCGGATGATCCGATCCAAGCTCACCGATATATGCCTAGTTAGGTAATTCGACTCCCTCCACCCGCGAGTTTGGCGAGGCGGAACGAATTCATG is a window encoding:
- the egtD gene encoding L-histidine N(alpha)-methyltransferase; its protein translation is MTLGSALSIEKKTWYVDPGFRAGVLAGLAKAKKAIEPRWFYDHQGSELFELITQLPEYYPTRAETEILTDYAKQIAKVTGPIQTLVEYGSGSSTKTPLVLAATKPKNYVPIDISGAFLKESVTALERQFEDVAMSPLEADFAFPVTLPNGVRGPCLGFFPGSTIGNMDIPDAIDVLRLMTQTLGRGAYLLIGIDRVKSKRTLIPAYNDTQGITARFNINLLERINRELSGTVPIDAFQHKAIWNSERSRVEMHLIAKRDLAFDVAGQRFRMASGESIHTENSHKYDNRTASLVLRGGHWEPIREWTDRAGLFSVFLARSTSHDQSST
- the egtB gene encoding ergothioneine biosynthesis protein EgtB; this translates as MTAIKWHLGEEPGDALESRLRAVRQLTETLCNGLSDAEATVQSMPDASPAKWHLAHTSWFFETFVLRDRQAHFQLFDHRFRYLFNSYYEGEGERLGRASRGLLVRPTLDRVLSYRQRINAALLELLPRLDAEGRTLVELGCHHEEQHQELILMDLQHLIHESPLQEGIWAPVAPDKPAKVAPIQWIEGPQGPWEIGAGASEFAFDCEQPEHTTWLAGHALADRLVTNREWLNFMSEGGYRRADLWLSDGWSWVRSNRIDAPLYWKEIDDRWYQLTLRGWSLVNLEAPVCHVSYFEADAYARWSNARLPTEAEWEVAAQGKDASLGTFLEMPNPIATPVPDSGGFGLRQMFGDVWEWTSSAFLPYPGFEPKAGTVGEYNGKFMSGQFVLRGGSCATPRGHVRSTYRNFFYPHQRWMFSGVRLARNV
- a CDS encoding sensor histidine kinase, which produces MSESEQKGACVNALIRPVVRGISMARRARMACASVLAIVLGFATQGATATDSAAVFGSPPAFYRTWWFEALLGVGALSLIALVYQWRIGQLTQRARIRANERERIARELHDTLLQSVQGMLLSVESATRSRFMSEGLRKELSHAVLLARAVVVESRDRVASLRATERSNGLSLEALREELIAYRNDLDRNFTVSVRGRVRRLRPCVEAELVAVLREAIANAAAHSSAKNIWLRLDFGWRTLSAEVGDDGCGIAPEIASVGSRDGHWGMQGMRERIREIRGTGYIDSVPGQGTMVAVRISSWRAYAIG
- a CDS encoding response regulator transcription factor, whose product is MSLDRIIRILLVDDHPMMREGLRSTLEKERDMKVVGEASDGDEALRAFRDLVPAVTLMDIQMPRIDGLQTIADIRREYPRASLVMLTTFSGDARVCRAIELGATSYLLKTASSEEIVRAVRLAADGKRAFTSDVSEEVSAYRGNETLSGRELAVLRLVAQGHTNRSIGDTLLVSEDTIKTRMKSILAKLGANDRAHAVTIAMRRGFLSPP